The following coding sequences lie in one Psychrobacter arenosus genomic window:
- a CDS encoding nucleotidyltransferase family protein yields the protein MTALTSFNSLTDQSTHHNPKRSPHCVILLAAGQSSRLGQPKQLLKIKDQSLLRHMAQLALATTPVNVSVVVPKTCPEIGQSLEGLAVDLVANPAPETGMALSLSLAIDAMQDKLIEPATTLPPDPAVIIMGVDQVRLTSTHLQQLLTQYQACEYTLVTASQYAGVIGLPLVIRWPQLLAWQPQLSGDKGLRKLIRALPDSSYSTIDFPELAHDIDTPEQYEEARQQGWLD from the coding sequence ATGACTGCTCTTACTTCCTTTAATTCATTAACCGATCAATCAACACATCATAACCCTAAGCGCTCACCTCATTGCGTAATCCTCTTAGCAGCAGGCCAAAGTAGCCGACTTGGTCAACCCAAGCAACTTCTTAAGATTAAAGATCAGTCGCTACTGCGTCATATGGCCCAGCTTGCCCTAGCAACTACCCCGGTTAATGTTAGTGTTGTCGTCCCGAAAACCTGTCCTGAGATTGGTCAGTCTCTAGAAGGTTTAGCCGTAGATTTAGTCGCAAACCCTGCCCCAGAAACCGGCATGGCGTTAAGTCTTAGCCTAGCTATTGACGCTATGCAAGATAAGCTAATTGAACCCGCTACAACTCTACCGCCAGACCCTGCAGTAATTATCATGGGAGTGGATCAAGTTCGGTTGACGAGCACACACCTTCAGCAGTTATTAACCCAATACCAAGCTTGCGAGTATACGCTAGTCACTGCCAGTCAATACGCTGGCGTTATCGGACTGCCGTTAGTCATTCGCTGGCCACAACTATTGGCTTGGCAACCACAACTAAGCGGTGATAAAGGCTTGCGTAAATTAATCCGAGCCTTACCTGACTCGTCTTATTCGACGATTGATTTCCCCGAGCTTGCCCATGATATCGATACCCCTGAGCAGTATGAGGAAGCTCGCCAGCAAGGGTGGTTAGACTGA
- a CDS encoding XdhC family protein: protein MNQVSDILALAQQAQSQNVDAVLATVVRTEGSAYRRPGAMMLICADGRSVGMVSGGCLERHLIQRAFWLTRNGACMQVYQTGSADDRKVSQQNNADPLQALFLDAPSASDISVDHSDIETSVDSNKSVNKMGLEDYAELEDEFDTDSMNFGLGCHGSVHVLFERLSAALTLLDTITQVRQSQQSLGVATLLKATPLESRNSNSSVKSDLACGTRFIIPAADVATTTNSDNSNALSDLAEPITEQLQATVTTLSQQSGAKGRWQHVYSEDEHYCYEWLVQYLLPPIHLIICGAGNDAMPLVQLAKMLDWRVSVIDSRAHYATRARFMAADLVQVVPLEDTQILNELSQNAAVALMSHSLTQDRARLKTLLTQPKLAWRYLGQLGPSYRTERLLTEIAQALDIPKILQAGIKQLHYPIGYKLGGDGPEALALGIIAQISAVMYQQTSMIDSTATVNTLSETV from the coding sequence ATGAATCAAGTCAGCGACATCTTAGCCCTCGCCCAGCAAGCGCAATCACAAAATGTTGATGCCGTACTAGCGACAGTGGTACGTACTGAGGGCTCCGCTTACCGCAGACCTGGCGCCATGATGCTCATTTGTGCCGATGGTCGCTCCGTCGGTATGGTCAGTGGTGGTTGCCTTGAGCGCCATTTAATTCAACGGGCTTTTTGGTTAACTCGTAATGGCGCTTGCATGCAGGTCTATCAAACCGGTAGCGCAGATGACAGAAAGGTCAGTCAGCAGAATAATGCAGACCCTCTGCAAGCGCTTTTTTTAGATGCGCCTAGCGCTAGTGATATAAGCGTAGATCATAGCGATATAGAAACATCAGTAGACTCTAATAAGTCTGTAAATAAAATGGGCTTAGAAGATTATGCAGAATTAGAGGATGAGTTTGACACGGATAGCATGAACTTTGGGCTCGGCTGTCATGGCAGTGTGCATGTGCTGTTTGAACGGTTAAGCGCTGCCCTAACCTTACTCGATACCATTACTCAAGTGCGACAATCCCAGCAAAGTTTAGGCGTAGCTACTTTGCTTAAAGCCACCCCGCTAGAATCTCGTAATAGTAATTCGTCCGTTAAGTCTGACCTCGCTTGTGGGACTCGATTTATCATTCCTGCTGCAGACGTAGCTACAACTACAAACAGTGATAATAGCAACGCTTTATCTGATTTAGCAGAGCCTATTACTGAGCAATTACAAGCAACAGTGACGACGTTAAGCCAACAGTCGGGGGCTAAAGGTCGTTGGCAACATGTCTATTCTGAGGATGAGCACTATTGTTATGAGTGGTTAGTGCAATATCTTTTGCCACCCATTCATCTGATCATTTGCGGTGCGGGTAACGATGCTATGCCGTTAGTGCAACTGGCCAAGATGCTCGATTGGCGGGTCAGCGTGATTGATAGTCGCGCACATTATGCGACCCGGGCGCGGTTTATGGCGGCGGATTTGGTGCAAGTCGTACCGCTAGAAGATACGCAAATCCTAAATGAGCTTAGTCAAAATGCTGCTGTGGCTTTAATGTCCCATAGCTTAACCCAAGACCGCGCGCGTCTAAAAACGCTATTAACGCAACCTAAATTGGCTTGGCGCTACCTGGGTCAATTGGGCCCAAGCTACCGTACCGAACGTTTGCTAACGGAAATTGCGCAGGCGCTAGACATTCCTAAAATACTACAAGCCGGTATCAAGCAATTGCACTACCCCATTGGCTATAAACTGGGTGGCGATGGTCCCGAAGCTCTAGCATTGGGCATCATTGCGCAAATCAGTGCGGTGATGTATCAGCAAACTTCAATGATAGACTCTACTGCAACAGTTAATACCTTGTCCGAGACGGTTTAG
- a CDS encoding xanthine dehydrogenase family protein molybdopterin-binding subunit — MSTLSAFTDLTLEPHNKLKMDKATPTLLDHTASKLVGQPISRLHGDLKVSGQATFSAEYQLEGQLYGVLICSTIGKGKVIDIDTKAALKSKDVVDIVIDFATFIRNPQQGGGKTAPAQGTDKITYLGQPIALAVAKTFEAATEAAKAVQVRYKDESDDGAFNFVAEQDNAVMMDGVPISKQGEPENTLADAAVSVDKTYHTPSQSNSPIEPHASLATWEDDVVTIYTAHQMLASGKQQMADALGVKPDKVRLISKFVGGGFGSKLGISPEAVAAAVASKKLGAPVKVVMSRPQVMETTVRRSNTVQRIGLGADKDGKIHTIIHDSVITNLPKEAFFEPTAESTPFLYAGENRQIKYKMVRMNQVLAGSMRAPGEAVGQIAIECAMDELAEKVGIDPIELRILNEPKQDPSKKIPFSTRQLVACMEKGAGAFGWEQRRSRPASVRDGEWLVGMGMAVACRVNNLQTSQARVTLKLNDAKLLGVEALIETDMTDIGTGSYTILAQIAADMLGLPVDHIQVNLGDTDLPPASGSGGSVGAASSGSSVYLACEKLREQIAEQVGLTADTVQLDNGIVLQKDSHAEAMSAFEGFKHTVEEKVKSAASDMVEKVAKKAGLNVQHRDIPKFDEGEQRPLHRVLAQCQDNQLKALGEIKPGKTQKDYRQACYGANFVEVGVHAYTGEIRVRRMTGVFTAGRILNHKTATSQCYGGMVFGIGSALTEEIVHDKRTGRLCNHDLAEYHLPVNADVPQLDVVLLDEDDKYTNPIHIKGIGETAISGAAAAIANAVYNATGVRIYDFPIKLDKLIEQLPDLADIEPVVIGSTGNTGTSGA; from the coding sequence ATGTCTACCCTATCTGCTTTTACTGATTTAACCCTTGAGCCGCATAATAAACTGAAGATGGACAAGGCGACCCCGACTTTATTAGACCATACCGCCAGTAAATTGGTTGGCCAACCGATTAGTCGTCTCCATGGCGACCTTAAAGTCAGTGGGCAAGCGACTTTTAGTGCTGAATACCAACTAGAAGGTCAGCTCTATGGCGTTTTGATTTGCTCGACGATTGGTAAGGGCAAGGTCATCGATATTGATACTAAAGCGGCGTTAAAGTCGAAAGATGTCGTCGATATCGTGATTGATTTTGCCACTTTTATTCGCAATCCACAGCAAGGTGGGGGTAAGACCGCACCCGCTCAAGGGACCGATAAGATCACTTATCTAGGTCAGCCTATTGCTCTAGCTGTAGCCAAGACTTTTGAAGCGGCAACCGAAGCTGCGAAAGCGGTCCAAGTCCGCTATAAAGATGAGAGTGACGATGGCGCGTTTAATTTTGTCGCCGAACAAGACAATGCGGTGATGATGGATGGCGTGCCTATTTCCAAACAAGGCGAGCCTGAAAACACCTTAGCAGATGCCGCCGTGAGTGTGGATAAAACCTATCATACACCTAGCCAAAGCAACTCCCCTATCGAGCCGCATGCGTCATTAGCGACTTGGGAAGATGATGTGGTTACCATATATACGGCGCATCAAATGCTCGCTTCTGGCAAACAGCAAATGGCGGATGCCTTAGGGGTAAAACCCGATAAAGTACGACTGATTTCCAAATTTGTCGGTGGTGGTTTTGGCAGTAAATTAGGCATCTCGCCTGAGGCAGTCGCGGCTGCGGTTGCCTCTAAAAAACTAGGCGCTCCCGTTAAAGTGGTGATGTCACGACCGCAAGTGATGGAAACTACAGTCCGCCGCTCTAATACTGTGCAGCGCATTGGGTTAGGGGCAGATAAAGACGGTAAAATCCATACTATTATCCACGATAGCGTCATTACCAATTTACCTAAAGAAGCCTTTTTTGAGCCTACTGCCGAGTCTACGCCGTTTTTATATGCCGGAGAAAACCGTCAGATTAAATATAAAATGGTACGGATGAACCAAGTTTTAGCCGGTTCTATGCGCGCCCCTGGTGAAGCTGTGGGTCAAATTGCCATAGAATGCGCTATGGATGAGTTAGCCGAAAAGGTCGGTATTGACCCTATCGAGCTACGCATCCTAAATGAGCCTAAACAAGACCCCAGTAAAAAGATTCCCTTCTCTACTCGCCAGCTGGTCGCTTGTATGGAAAAAGGCGCTGGAGCATTTGGTTGGGAGCAACGACGTTCCCGTCCTGCCAGCGTGCGTGATGGCGAATGGTTAGTCGGTATGGGTATGGCAGTTGCTTGCCGGGTTAACAATCTACAGACCTCACAGGCTCGCGTTACCTTAAAATTGAATGACGCCAAATTATTAGGTGTTGAAGCCCTGATTGAAACGGATATGACCGATATCGGTACAGGCTCTTATACTATTTTGGCGCAAATCGCTGCCGATATGTTAGGTCTGCCCGTTGATCATATCCAAGTTAATCTAGGTGATACGGACTTGCCTCCTGCCTCGGGTTCTGGTGGTAGTGTCGGCGCGGCAAGCTCAGGCAGCAGTGTCTATTTAGCCTGTGAAAAGTTGCGCGAACAGATTGCTGAGCAAGTTGGCTTAACCGCAGATACCGTCCAGCTAGACAACGGCATCGTTTTGCAAAAAGACAGCCACGCCGAAGCGATGAGTGCCTTTGAAGGCTTTAAGCATACGGTGGAAGAAAAAGTAAAATCAGCCGCTAGCGATATGGTTGAAAAAGTTGCGAAGAAGGCAGGATTAAACGTTCAACATCGCGATATTCCTAAGTTTGACGAAGGTGAGCAACGCCCGCTTCACCGTGTCCTAGCGCAATGTCAGGATAATCAGCTAAAAGCCTTAGGTGAAATCAAACCTGGCAAGACGCAAAAAGATTACCGTCAAGCCTGCTATGGCGCCAACTTTGTAGAAGTTGGTGTGCATGCTTATACCGGTGAGATTCGTGTGCGCCGTATGACCGGCGTATTTACCGCAGGGCGTATCCTGAATCATAAAACTGCGACTTCGCAGTGCTATGGCGGCATGGTCTTCGGTATTGGGTCAGCGCTAACCGAAGAGATTGTCCATGACAAACGTACCGGTCGTTTATGCAATCATGATTTAGCCGAATATCATCTACCTGTGAATGCTGACGTGCCGCAATTGGACGTGGTGTTGCTAGATGAAGATGATAAATATACTAATCCAATTCATATTAAAGGGATTGGTGAGACGGCTATCTCTGGCGCGGCAGCGGCGATTGCCAATGCGGTCTACAACGCTACGGGTGTGCGTATCTATGACTTCCCTATCAAGCTCGACAAACTGATTGAGCAACTGCCCGATTTAGCGGATATTGAACCCGTAGTGATAGGGTCTACGGGTAATACGGGTACGAGCGGCGCATGA
- a CDS encoding FAD binding domain-containing protein, giving the protein MKPFAYKRAADPAQAATLGQADNTKFIAGGTNLLDLMKFEIETPLNLVDISRLDLIDIEPTAEGGLRIGAMVSNSDLAAHPEIRQHYPVLARAILAGASGQLRNKASTGGNFLQRTRCYYFYQPDSPCNKREPGSGCPAIGGEHRELAILGTSEACIAQHPSDMAVAMRLLDAEVETLLPTGESRRLTLDELYCLPRATPHIETNLEEGEIITHVILPPPLAGMQTYDKVRDRASYAFALVSCAAIIDVDASGKLNTVRLAFGGIGARPWRDTAVEALLMSSHGEMAAIQQAVDKLLIKANPHPKNAFKLTLTRRLVTQVIQRAIKAAQDPQSPSFAAKDK; this is encoded by the coding sequence ATGAAACCATTTGCTTATAAACGTGCAGCAGACCCTGCGCAAGCGGCTACTTTGGGCCAAGCGGACAACACTAAGTTTATCGCAGGTGGTACCAACCTATTAGATTTGATGAAATTTGAAATAGAAACGCCTTTAAACTTGGTAGATATTAGCCGTCTAGATTTAATCGATATTGAGCCGACCGCTGAGGGCGGTTTGCGTATTGGCGCTATGGTCAGCAATAGCGATTTAGCGGCCCATCCCGAAATTCGTCAGCACTATCCCGTACTTGCCCGCGCTATTTTAGCCGGCGCTTCAGGACAGCTGCGCAATAAGGCCTCTACTGGCGGTAACTTCCTACAGCGTACCCGGTGTTATTATTTTTATCAGCCTGATAGCCCATGTAATAAACGCGAACCCGGGTCAGGGTGTCCGGCGATTGGCGGCGAGCATCGAGAGTTGGCTATTTTAGGCACTAGTGAAGCCTGTATCGCGCAACATCCCTCAGATATGGCCGTAGCTATGCGCTTACTGGATGCGGAAGTTGAAACCTTATTGCCGACAGGTGAATCGCGCCGCTTAACCTTGGATGAGCTATATTGCTTGCCGCGCGCGACCCCGCATATTGAGACCAACCTTGAAGAAGGTGAAATCATTACTCATGTGATTTTACCGCCCCCACTAGCCGGCATGCAGACTTACGATAAAGTCCGCGACCGTGCCTCGTATGCGTTTGCCTTAGTGTCTTGTGCTGCGATTATCGATGTCGATGCCAGCGGTAAATTAAATACCGTACGCCTAGCTTTTGGCGGTATTGGTGCTAGACCTTGGCGTGATACCGCAGTTGAGGCTTTACTCATGAGCAGTCATGGTGAGATGGCGGCTATTCAACAAGCCGTAGACAAACTGTTAATCAAAGCCAATCCGCACCCAAAAAATGCTTTTAAACTTACGCTCACTCGGCGTCTAGTCACTCAAGTGATTCAGCGTGCTATCAAAGCGGCGCAAGACCCGCAGTCCCCTTCTTTTGCTGCAAAGGATAAATAA
- a CDS encoding 2Fe-2S iron-sulfur cluster-binding protein — MPNITLSINQQSYTLTDLDARTSLLDVCRHHLNLTGSKKGCDHGQCGACTMIVNGRRINSCLSLAIMHEGDEITTIEGIGEPTSLSDIQQAFVDNDAFQCGYCTPGQICSATALFDEIEQRWPSHVSTNLTAPELLDVQEIAERMSGNICRCSAYPNIIKAIQQVIDSRGLGNTLASQGDAEIAAKTGAVANKTAQIDSSTPQIWSPPPSNIHHPAAQTSNSSCNDNSNKTAPSSVGDAQ, encoded by the coding sequence ATGCCAAATATTACTTTATCTATTAATCAGCAGTCATATACGCTGACCGACCTCGACGCGCGCACCAGTCTGTTGGACGTTTGCCGTCATCACCTCAATCTAACTGGATCTAAAAAAGGCTGTGACCACGGTCAGTGCGGTGCCTGCACTATGATTGTCAATGGTCGCCGTATCAACTCCTGCTTATCGCTAGCGATTATGCATGAAGGCGATGAGATTACGACCATCGAAGGGATTGGTGAGCCGACATCCCTGTCGGATATTCAACAGGCCTTTGTGGACAATGACGCCTTTCAATGTGGTTATTGCACCCCTGGACAAATTTGCTCAGCCACTGCCCTGTTTGACGAAATTGAGCAGCGTTGGCCGAGCCATGTCAGTACCAATCTGACCGCGCCTGAATTGCTCGATGTCCAAGAGATTGCTGAGCGCATGAGTGGCAATATTTGTCGCTGCTCCGCTTATCCGAATATTATCAAAGCCATTCAACAGGTCATAGACAGTCGCGGTCTTGGTAATACCTTAGCGAGTCAAGGCGATGCTGAAATAGCCGCTAAGACGGGCGCTGTAGCTAATAAAACGGCGCAAATTGACAGTTCGACACCGCAAATTTGGTCACCACCGCCGAGCAATATCCATCATCCTGCTGCGCAAACTTCTAATAGCAGTTGTAATGACAATTCTAATAAAACAGCCCCTAGCTCAGTAGGAGATGCCCAATGA
- a CDS encoding TonB family protein produces MPVNDLPRSKFSLTNIVAVLGVLALHGLATWGLANAASPKLAEPKIDEIKPIEIQLVTPMEEKPPEVVEITKVEPTPIKSMPEPKPVPAPKPEPKPKPVVEPKPEPKPKPVVEPKPTPKPKPVVEPKPTPKPKTKVVQDTSTVTDNSFALEQQRQAELEKQRQIDLNKQRQAELDRQRQAELDQQRQANLEKQRQADLEKQRQANLEKQRQADLDRQRQADLEKQRQAELEKQRQAASNTPVNFSAGQASWRSAPNFRSLERLKHGGKPGDVLTISVTLTVDKQGNVTNVTKNNSSGNAAIDAGVIRAVKASKLNPFTQNGSPVIGTITLPVEYIIPGR; encoded by the coding sequence ATGCCTGTAAATGACCTGCCTCGTTCTAAGTTTTCTCTAACCAATATCGTTGCTGTACTGGGCGTATTAGCCTTGCATGGTTTGGCAACCTGGGGATTGGCCAATGCGGCCAGCCCAAAGCTTGCAGAACCAAAAATTGATGAAATCAAACCTATTGAAATTCAATTAGTGACGCCAATGGAAGAAAAGCCGCCGGAAGTCGTGGAAATTACCAAGGTTGAGCCGACTCCGATTAAAAGTATGCCCGAGCCCAAACCGGTGCCCGCTCCTAAACCTGAGCCCAAACCAAAGCCAGTAGTAGAACCCAAACCTGAGCCAAAACCAAAACCGGTAGTAGAGCCCAAACCTACCCCAAAACCAAAGCCGGTAGTAGAACCCAAACCTACGCCAAAACCGAAAACTAAAGTCGTTCAAGACACTAGTACGGTCACCGACAATAGCTTTGCTCTGGAGCAACAACGGCAAGCAGAATTGGAAAAACAACGCCAGATTGACCTGAATAAACAGCGTCAAGCTGAGCTCGATCGCCAACGTCAAGCTGAATTAGACCAACAAAGACAGGCCAATTTGGAAAAACAGCGCCAAGCGGATTTAGAGAAGCAGCGTCAAGCAAACTTAGAAAAACAACGGCAGGCAGATTTAGACAGACAGCGGCAGGCGGACTTAGAGAAACAGCGTCAAGCTGAGTTGGAAAAACAACGTCAGGCCGCTAGCAATACCCCGGTTAACTTTTCTGCAGGACAGGCCAGTTGGCGAAGTGCTCCTAATTTCCGTTCTTTAGAGCGTTTAAAACATGGCGGTAAGCCGGGAGACGTGTTGACGATATCGGTGACCTTGACAGTGGACAAACAAGGCAATGTGACCAATGTGACCAAAAACAACTCGTCGGGCAATGCCGCTATCGATGCTGGGGTAATCCGAGCAGTAAAGGCTAGTAAACTCAATCCCTTTACCCAAAATGGCAGCCCTGTCATTGGCACCATAACCTTACCGGTAGAGTACATCATTCCTGGTCGTTAG
- a CDS encoding TonB-dependent siderophore receptor, producing MPLARSRPTALSFDSSDPITVHFYRYKPLQAAVRLGLFISMSLYTASSYAADTSPDSAQLPTTTPSATLDTIKIYADSYRSTGTKTALDPDDAPMSYTRIEQDLLQKRQADSVNAALRYEPSVSTESRGTVSIFDEYNIRGFKTYSNFYDGLRLPYDGAWNLMPQVDIYATEAVEVVKGPASSLYGYAAPGGLVNQISKSPQSTPAHEVQLRVGNQNLKEVGVDSTGPLTEDLNYRFVALKRQKDGQMQTTEEERLLINPSLEWHPNADVSVLANVYYQDDPEMVPSTPLPAAGTVYNASYGKLGSDAYAGDKWNHFNKEVFMPSLTVNWHINEVLSFKHALRYTDAEANQRNMYNSGLVTGSDRLLNRVAYTTDEKMQNWITDNQLAYKFATENTDHNLLFGVEYQTTDSSATYFDATADGTPNLDFANPDFSQINGATLPLNNYRQDEDIEQSQLGFYVQDEMQWQDLTVVAGLRHDSFDSKTKQTKASQGAVYSDKIIDNTASKTSGRLAAIYDLNNGFSPYASYSQSFQPEVGSNFITGEAFKPTTADQYEVGVKYLSPDRATKATFSLFDISKQNVVVADEVSYRDQTQTGEITSKGLEVSANHKLTDWMDVAAGYSYTDAEITQDEFNPDVIGNTPAQTAKHKATLWADFYPTDKITLNAGVRYEGGMQIDKQNSDELPSATLVDIGADYQINPLLSVGASVNNLFDKTYVGSCYDTNNCWMGPERQMSVSLKANF from the coding sequence ATGCCGCTTGCCAGGTCCCGTCCTACCGCCCTCTCTTTTGACTCATCTGACCCTATAACTGTGCACTTTTACCGCTATAAACCGCTGCAAGCTGCTGTGCGCTTAGGCTTATTTATTAGTATGAGCCTCTATACCGCCAGTAGTTATGCCGCAGACACCTCGCCTGACTCGGCGCAACTGCCAACCACCACCCCTTCGGCGACCTTAGACACCATTAAAATCTATGCGGACAGCTACCGCAGTACCGGTACTAAGACCGCACTCGACCCTGATGATGCCCCCATGAGCTACACGCGTATCGAGCAAGATTTGTTGCAAAAACGCCAAGCCGATAGCGTCAATGCCGCCTTGCGCTATGAGCCCAGTGTCAGTACGGAAAGCCGTGGTACAGTATCTATCTTTGATGAATATAATATTCGCGGGTTTAAAACCTACTCCAACTTTTACGATGGCCTGCGCCTACCGTATGATGGAGCCTGGAACTTAATGCCACAGGTCGACATTTATGCCACCGAAGCGGTCGAAGTAGTGAAGGGGCCAGCTTCCTCGCTGTATGGCTATGCCGCGCCGGGCGGTTTGGTGAATCAAATCTCCAAGAGCCCACAAAGTACTCCTGCTCACGAGGTACAACTGCGCGTCGGCAATCAAAATTTAAAAGAAGTGGGGGTGGATTCTACAGGGCCATTAACAGAGGATTTAAACTATCGTTTCGTGGCGCTTAAACGCCAAAAAGACGGCCAGATGCAGACCACAGAAGAGGAGCGCTTGCTCATCAACCCTTCTCTAGAATGGCATCCTAATGCCGATGTCTCGGTGCTGGCGAATGTCTATTATCAAGACGACCCAGAGATGGTGCCCTCTACCCCACTACCTGCTGCCGGCACGGTTTATAACGCCAGTTATGGCAAATTAGGCAGTGACGCTTATGCCGGTGATAAATGGAATCACTTTAATAAAGAAGTGTTTATGCCAAGTTTGACCGTCAATTGGCATATCAATGAAGTGCTAAGCTTTAAACATGCGCTGCGCTATACTGATGCCGAAGCCAATCAACGCAATATGTACAATAGTGGTTTGGTCACAGGCAGCGACAGACTATTAAACCGGGTGGCTTATACGACGGACGAAAAAATGCAAAACTGGATTACCGATAACCAGTTGGCGTATAAATTTGCTACGGAAAATACTGACCATAACTTATTATTTGGCGTGGAATATCAGACCACAGACAGTAGCGCAACTTATTTTGATGCAACGGCGGACGGCACCCCAAACTTAGATTTCGCCAATCCAGATTTTAGTCAAATTAATGGCGCTACCTTGCCTCTAAATAACTACCGTCAGGATGAGGATATCGAACAAAGCCAGCTGGGTTTTTATGTGCAAGATGAGATGCAGTGGCAGGATTTAACGGTAGTAGCGGGCCTACGCCACGATAGTTTTGATAGTAAAACTAAGCAGACCAAAGCCTCCCAAGGCGCGGTGTATAGCGATAAAATTATTGACAATACTGCCTCAAAAACCAGTGGCCGCTTGGCCGCAATTTATGACCTAAATAATGGTTTCTCGCCTTATGCCAGCTACTCGCAGTCTTTCCAACCTGAAGTGGGCAGTAACTTTATTACGGGCGAGGCATTCAAACCTACCACTGCCGACCAATACGAAGTTGGGGTCAAATACCTCTCCCCTGACCGCGCTACCAAAGCCACCTTCTCTTTGTTTGATATCAGCAAACAAAACGTCGTTGTCGCTGATGAAGTCAGCTATAGAGATCAGACGCAAACGGGTGAAATCACCTCCAAAGGGCTAGAAGTCTCTGCGAACCATAAGCTCACCGATTGGATGGATGTGGCGGCGGGCTACAGCTATACCGATGCCGAAATTACCCAAGACGAATTTAACCCCGATGTGATTGGCAACACTCCTGCACAGACGGCTAAGCATAAGGCAACGCTGTGGGCGGACTTCTATCCTACTGATAAAATAACGTTAAATGCTGGGGTACGTTATGAAGGGGGTATGCAAATCGATAAGCAAAATTCGGATGAGCTGCCCAGTGCCACCTTGGTCGATATCGGCGCAGATTATCAAATCAACCCGCTACTATCGGTCGGTGCTAGCGTGAACAACCTGTTTGACAAGACCTATGTGGGCAGTTGCTACGACACCAATAATTGCTGGATGGGCCCGGAACGGCAAATGAGTGTCAGTCTAAAAGCCAATTTTTAA
- a CDS encoding LysR substrate-binding domain-containing protein, with protein sequence MQPDTSNPLSFRKYPSTTAMQCFETAARHLSFTNAALELHMTQSAVSKQVAQLEEMLNISLFYRTSQRISLTPAGKDYYIDVLNILKDIETATTKLMSHSSNVEVLKMISHPTFCARWLIPALQGFSQVNPLIRLDIKEQVGPFFSEEYDIDIAFLYGDGTWTGMQTIKLFDEYCVAVCHPDYLQGQPLQPQQSDSYVLLQLSSRPSAWYEYFKQQLISLDGTFVGPRFDTFHACISAALAGYGVALVPLRLVAPELQSGQLVTAWNYAAKGRGAYYMSFPLSLGNSHKTKVMQAWIANYLEASSQSQIELAESLGITFNSVSHE encoded by the coding sequence ATGCAACCCGATACTTCCAACCCTCTTTCCTTCCGTAAATACCCCTCAACCACCGCTATGCAATGCTTTGAGACGGCTGCGCGCCATTTGAGTTTTACCAATGCCGCGCTCGAGCTGCACATGACCCAGAGTGCCGTGAGCAAACAAGTGGCGCAATTAGAAGAGATGCTGAATATCTCTTTGTTTTATCGCACCTCACAGCGGATTTCTTTAACGCCAGCAGGCAAAGATTACTATATCGATGTGCTGAATATTCTCAAAGATATTGAGACCGCCACGACCAAACTGATGTCGCATAGTAGCAATGTCGAAGTACTGAAAATGATCTCGCACCCGACCTTTTGTGCGCGTTGGCTGATCCCAGCACTGCAAGGGTTTAGTCAGGTGAATCCATTAATTCGGCTAGATATCAAAGAGCAGGTAGGGCCTTTTTTCTCCGAAGAGTACGATATCGATATCGCGTTCTTATACGGAGATGGGACTTGGACGGGCATGCAGACCATCAAGTTGTTTGATGAGTACTGTGTGGCAGTTTGCCACCCTGACTATTTACAAGGACAACCGTTGCAGCCGCAGCAGTCGGACAGCTACGTGTTGCTGCAATTGAGCTCACGACCGAGCGCTTGGTATGAGTATTTTAAGCAACAACTGATTAGTTTGGATGGCACCTTCGTAGGCCCGCGTTTCGATACTTTTCATGCTTGTATCTCGGCAGCCTTAGCGGGTTATGGAGTGGCGCTAGTGCCGCTACGGCTAGTGGCTCCCGAGCTACAATCGGGTCAGTTGGTCACTGCGTGGAATTACGCAGCGAAGGGCAGGGGCGCTTACTATATGTCTTTCCCCCTATCGCTCGGCAATTCCCATAAAACCAAGGTGATGCAAGCTTGGATTGCCAATTATCTAGAGGCCTCGAGTCAGAGTCAGATTGAATTGGCAGAATCGCTAGGGATTACTTTTAATAGCGTTAGCCATGAATAG